The following are encoded in a window of Neomicrococcus lactis genomic DNA:
- a CDS encoding HAD family hydrolase, protein MRLIASDLDGTIVRRDGSISERTIQAFRRARNEGVQIVFVTGRPTRWLQPIREAFDSIGSVICSNGAVVYDFETDQIIESHTIPGQDVMMTRELILNVEPEATFAAETLLQLHLEETFPEPGDMRHLREFRPAPLDAARLGQEGVVKFLAKSRLLTPEDFHGLVEPHVHELVSVTHSAFNVTLLEMAHPSVNKAAALARHAEALGIPASDVIAFGDMPNDIQMLGWAGRGYAMSGGHPTALAACEFEADTVENDGVARVIEDLLG, encoded by the coding sequence ATGCGCCTGATTGCAAGTGACCTCGATGGAACCATTGTCCGCAGGGATGGTTCCATTTCTGAGCGCACCATTCAGGCATTCCGCAGGGCTCGCAACGAGGGCGTGCAGATTGTTTTCGTGACCGGCCGTCCCACGCGCTGGCTGCAGCCGATCCGTGAGGCGTTTGACTCGATCGGCTCCGTGATTTGTTCCAACGGCGCCGTGGTCTACGACTTTGAGACGGACCAGATCATTGAGTCCCACACCATTCCGGGGCAAGACGTGATGATGACGCGCGAGCTCATTTTGAACGTGGAGCCAGAAGCGACCTTCGCGGCGGAAACCCTGCTCCAGTTGCATCTGGAAGAAACGTTCCCGGAGCCAGGGGACATGCGACACCTCCGAGAGTTCCGGCCTGCCCCGCTTGATGCCGCGCGATTGGGCCAAGAGGGCGTGGTCAAGTTTTTGGCGAAGTCGCGCTTGCTGACCCCGGAGGATTTTCACGGACTCGTGGAGCCGCACGTGCACGAACTAGTGTCCGTCACGCATTCGGCGTTCAACGTCACCCTCCTGGAAATGGCTCACCCGTCCGTCAATAAGGCGGCAGCCCTAGCCCGTCATGCTGAGGCGCTGGGCATCCCCGCGAGTGACGTCATTGCGTTCGGCGATATGCCCAATGACATCCAGATGCTTGGTTGGGCTGGCCGCGGTTACGCGATGTCCGGTGGCCACCCCACAGCCCTCGCGGCTTGCGAATTTGAGGCGGACACCGTGGAGAACGACGGCGTAGCTCGAGTCATCGAGGACCTCTTAGGCTAA
- a CDS encoding response regulator — translation MNNPRSVRVFIVDDHAIVRRGISSYLDVVDDVEPVGEASDGIEALEKLAELDTFRHLPDIVLLDLMMPRMDGAETLKAIREKYPHLKVVVLTSFADPERMNTMMRLGAAGYLLKDAGPQEVAAAMQAALKEEMYIDTAMTKKLTQLMNSPVSGLSTLTSRERTVLGLVGEGQSNRQIAQELFISERTARTHVSNILHKLDLQSRTQAALLAAEAGLLPPRS, via the coding sequence ATGAACAACCCCAGATCAGTCAGAGTCTTCATCGTTGATGACCATGCGATCGTTCGGCGCGGAATCTCTTCCTATCTCGACGTCGTTGATGATGTTGAGCCAGTAGGCGAGGCTTCGGATGGCATCGAAGCGCTTGAGAAGCTCGCCGAGCTGGATACGTTTAGGCACCTTCCCGACATCGTCCTTCTGGACCTGATGATGCCGCGCATGGATGGCGCGGAGACCCTCAAGGCGATTCGCGAAAAGTACCCTCACTTGAAGGTTGTTGTGCTCACAAGTTTCGCGGACCCGGAGCGCATGAACACCATGATGCGCCTTGGTGCCGCGGGCTATTTGCTGAAGGATGCCGGCCCGCAAGAGGTTGCGGCAGCAATGCAAGCGGCGCTCAAAGAAGAGATGTACATCGACACCGCGATGACCAAGAAGCTCACCCAATTGATGAATAGCCCGGTGTCGGGGCTGTCGACGCTGACGAGTCGCGAGCGAACAGTCCTGGGGCTTGTAGGGGAGGGGCAATCAAACCGTCAGATCGCCCAAGAGCTGTTCATTAGCGAACGCACCGCCCGCACCCACGTCTCGAACATTCTCCACAAGCTAGACCTTCAGTCCAGGACTCAGGCCGCACTCCTTGCGGCTGAGGCGGGATTGCTGCCGCCCCGATCGTAA
- a CDS encoding protocatechuate 3,4-dioxygenase, translating into MTTYTPQVEGTHVYDTGMSLRGRALNKMLYSLRLPQNRELFSADEGAYCDTYGLNEEQKSAVLERDWKKMTDIGASVFYVIKLAAIDKKSMQYLGGAFTGMSLEDFTAALRAGGRKFG; encoded by the coding sequence ATGACTACTTACACGCCGCAAGTCGAGGGAACCCATGTCTATGACACGGGAATGAGCCTGCGTGGACGGGCTCTGAACAAGATGCTCTACTCCCTGCGCTTGCCGCAAAACCGCGAGCTGTTCAGTGCGGATGAAGGCGCGTACTGCGACACCTACGGGCTCAACGAAGAGCAGAAGTCCGCTGTCCTTGAGCGCGACTGGAAAAAGATGACGGACATCGGCGCCTCAGTCTTCTATGTCATCAAGTTGGCCGCCATCGATAAGAAATCAATGCAGTACCTCGGCGGAGCTTTCACGGGAATGTCCCTGGAAGACTTCACCGCTGCACTGCGAGCTGGAGGACGGAAGTTTGGCTGA
- a CDS encoding class III extradiol dioxygenase subunit beta, with translation MAEIIWGLATSHVPSIGAAMDGRLNEDELWKPLFDGYAPAREWMAERTPDVAIVVYNDHANALGLEMIPTFSIGTAANYPIVDEGFGPRKVPNVVGAPDLSEHLLVNLVDEGFDMTVLQELEVDHGLTVPLSVYCPEPGDAWPCTVVPILVNVLQYPQPTARRCLQLGEALGRAIRSFPKDIKVAVFGTGGMSHQLSGERAGLINEEFDRNFLEKIETDPQSLAEISRADYIKKAGSEGIEMIMWLVMRGALGSDIHRIHETYHVPASNTAAAMALFATPSSEGSNPHE, from the coding sequence TTGGCTGAAATTATTTGGGGACTCGCCACCTCGCACGTGCCATCGATCGGCGCGGCAATGGACGGACGATTGAACGAGGACGAGCTGTGGAAGCCGCTCTTCGACGGCTACGCGCCCGCTCGCGAATGGATGGCTGAGCGCACTCCGGACGTCGCCATTGTGGTCTACAACGATCACGCGAACGCACTGGGGCTCGAGATGATTCCTACGTTCTCCATTGGCACCGCCGCCAACTACCCCATCGTTGACGAGGGCTTCGGGCCGCGAAAAGTACCCAACGTCGTCGGCGCTCCTGACCTTTCTGAACACCTCTTGGTGAACCTCGTTGACGAGGGCTTCGACATGACGGTGCTTCAAGAACTTGAAGTGGACCATGGCCTCACCGTTCCACTGTCCGTCTATTGCCCGGAGCCGGGCGATGCATGGCCGTGCACGGTAGTTCCGATTCTGGTCAATGTCCTCCAATACCCGCAGCCCACCGCCCGGCGGTGCCTGCAACTCGGCGAAGCTTTGGGACGGGCCATCAGAAGCTTCCCGAAGGACATCAAGGTGGCCGTCTTCGGCACAGGTGGAATGTCCCACCAGCTCTCGGGAGAACGTGCAGGTCTGATTAATGAAGAATTCGACCGGAACTTCCTTGAAAAAATCGAGACGGATCCCCAGAGCTTGGCTGAGATTTCCCGGGCCGATTACATCAAGAAAGCCGGTTCCGAGGGAATCGAAATGATCATGTGGCTGGTCATGCGCGGGGCGCTGGGATCAGATATTCATCGAATTCATGAGACGTACCACGTGCCCGCCTCAAACACGGCCGCAGCTATGGCACTTTTCGCAACGCCGAGCAGTGAAGGAAGCAATCCTCATGAGTGA
- a CDS encoding MFS transporter — protein sequence MSENLSLDQPNQPSAQTRRKVLIASLVGTSVEWYDFFIYGSATALIFAPQFFPSVDPLAGTLAAFATFAVGFLARPLGGIIMGHYGDRVGRKSMLVFSMLLMGIGTVAIGLLPNYAAIGMWAPVLLVFFRLIQGVGVGGEWGGAVLMAVEYSPANRRALYGAFPQMGLPIGIIGANVVFMIMTNMLDKAAFAAWGWRVPFLFSAVLVMIALYIRLKVEDSPAFKNIQRTETVAKTPLLDLFKNHTGTVLLAGIVSIAPPAIGYMYSVWMLSHRVNLGGNGGIPQNVMLGLILWGAVCHLVTVALGAVLADKFTQKKVFLYGAGLLAVSAFPFFWLVDSANWLNIAIAFAVILLAQSLMAGPQAALIAELFPAEVRYSGASVAYQIGSILGGGFMPLIATGLFAAYHASWPIATYLLIMGVVSFAAMAFLKVGTYRASSDAVSSPVAESAETVR from the coding sequence ATGAGTGAGAATCTCAGTTTGGACCAACCGAATCAGCCGTCTGCACAGACCCGCCGGAAAGTGCTTATCGCTTCACTCGTTGGCACCTCGGTGGAGTGGTACGACTTCTTTATCTACGGCTCTGCCACGGCCCTCATCTTTGCGCCGCAGTTCTTCCCCTCCGTTGACCCGCTCGCGGGAACGCTTGCGGCATTCGCGACTTTCGCGGTGGGCTTCTTGGCTCGCCCGCTGGGCGGCATCATCATGGGACACTACGGCGACCGCGTTGGCCGCAAGTCCATGCTGGTCTTTTCCATGCTGCTCATGGGCATTGGCACCGTCGCCATTGGCCTGTTGCCGAACTATGCCGCGATCGGCATGTGGGCGCCAGTTCTCCTGGTCTTCTTCCGGCTCATCCAGGGTGTGGGCGTTGGCGGCGAGTGGGGCGGCGCCGTCCTCATGGCCGTCGAGTATTCGCCAGCCAATCGGCGCGCGCTCTACGGTGCGTTTCCGCAGATGGGCCTCCCTATCGGCATCATCGGTGCCAACGTGGTCTTCATGATCATGACAAACATGCTCGATAAGGCCGCCTTCGCAGCGTGGGGTTGGCGCGTGCCGTTCCTCTTCAGCGCGGTGTTGGTCATGATCGCCCTCTACATCCGCCTCAAAGTTGAAGATTCCCCGGCGTTCAAGAACATTCAGCGCACGGAGACCGTGGCGAAGACGCCACTGTTGGATCTCTTCAAGAATCACACGGGCACTGTTCTCCTCGCAGGAATCGTGTCCATTGCTCCACCGGCCATCGGCTACATGTACTCGGTCTGGATGCTCTCTCACCGCGTGAACCTCGGCGGCAACGGAGGCATCCCTCAGAACGTCATGCTTGGTCTTATCCTCTGGGGCGCAGTGTGCCACCTCGTCACGGTGGCGCTGGGCGCCGTACTTGCGGACAAATTCACCCAGAAGAAGGTCTTCTTGTACGGCGCCGGATTGCTCGCCGTCTCAGCTTTCCCCTTCTTCTGGCTAGTGGACAGCGCCAATTGGCTCAACATCGCCATCGCTTTTGCCGTCATCCTGCTCGCTCAGTCTTTGATGGCCGGGCCGCAGGCCGCTCTGATCGCCGAGCTCTTCCCGGCCGAGGTCCGCTACTCCGGGGCGTCCGTTGCGTACCAAATTGGTTCGATCCTCGGTGGCGGCTTCATGCCGCTCATCGCTACGGGACTGTTCGCCGCGTACCACGCGTCCTGGCCGATCGCCACGTACTTGCTCATCATGGGCGTCGTGAGCTTCGCAGCCATGGCGTTCCTCAAAGTAGGCACGTACCGCGCATCCTCTGACGCTGTGTCCTCCCCCGTCGCCGAGAGTGCGGAGACCGTACGATGA
- a CDS encoding alpha/beta hydrolase, with protein MSTFVLISGAWHGGWCWQRVTPHLTAGGHSVHTPTLTGVSDSAHLINPSVGLDTHIQDVVAYLEAYDLQDVILVGHSYAGQVITGVADCVPQRLRRRVHLDGFIGDGRPAIELLPESVAHHYRESVAESGFGWLIPPRPLAKLGITEPADAAWLEPRLTPHPWKTYTDPLPLTGAFEQVQGTYVECVDWMRVFQSFHEQARAAGWDTYEVPTGHEAMVTKPQALASVFLQIADAA; from the coding sequence ATGAGCACTTTTGTCCTGATTTCAGGTGCCTGGCACGGCGGGTGGTGCTGGCAGCGCGTGACGCCGCATCTCACGGCTGGCGGCCATAGCGTTCACACGCCCACACTGACGGGCGTCTCGGATTCCGCGCACCTCATCAATCCCTCCGTGGGTCTCGATACCCACATCCAGGACGTCGTTGCATACCTCGAGGCGTATGACCTCCAGGACGTCATTCTGGTGGGCCACAGCTACGCGGGGCAGGTCATTACCGGCGTCGCTGACTGCGTTCCGCAGAGATTACGACGACGCGTGCACCTGGACGGTTTCATCGGTGACGGACGGCCCGCCATTGAGTTATTGCCGGAGTCGGTTGCCCATCACTACCGCGAGTCGGTTGCGGAGAGCGGATTCGGTTGGCTGATTCCGCCGCGACCGCTCGCGAAACTTGGCATCACCGAGCCGGCGGATGCCGCTTGGCTTGAGCCACGGTTGACCCCTCATCCGTGGAAGACCTACACGGATCCACTGCCACTGACTGGGGCGTTTGAGCAGGTTCAGGGTACTTACGTGGAATGCGTTGACTGGATGCGAGTCTTCCAGTCCTTCCACGAGCAAGCGCGCGCTGCAGGATGGGACACCTACGAGGTGCCTACCGGACACGAGGCCATGGTCACCAAACCGCAAGCACTAGCCTCTGTCTTCCTGCAGATCGCGGACGCTGCTTAG
- a CDS encoding muconolactone Delta-isomerase — MEFLVRFETRLPTTLSTEEVGALKSAERERALELRQAGILKKLWRVPGRPATVGIWEAPDATVLHEALASLPQFPWMDVNVEALATHPQEV, encoded by the coding sequence ATGGAATTCCTTGTCCGCTTCGAAACCCGCTTGCCTACAACACTGAGCACCGAAGAAGTCGGCGCCCTGAAGTCCGCTGAACGCGAGCGCGCTCTCGAGCTTCGCCAAGCTGGCATTCTGAAGAAGCTTTGGCGCGTTCCGGGGCGACCAGCCACGGTTGGCATTTGGGAAGCCCCGGACGCCACGGTGCTCCACGAGGCTCTTGCTTCTTTGCCGCAGTTTCCGTGGATGGACGTCAATGTGGAAGCACTCGCTACCCACCCGCAAGAGGTCTGA
- a CDS encoding GAF domain-containing sensor histidine kinase, producing MQEDHVASELEAVRRRERRAAAVARTAARVASERSLPATLRALAHEILQTDDLAGVQVLTSESSGDKLRMLGAAGFPASQNRTFFDRLMECQARGAHLTMLDALSTGDPVVIPHRYRVVMNDPAWEPLHHYHRYPEWDAFASIPIRVRNTTIGILNAYIAPGKKVDRESLDFLFAMAEQAGLAIDYASLLAREREAAQRDVRQQLARDLHDSAVQRVFSIGMLVQTLKVLTSTDESKTGKRIQDITLDLEELAESVSKDLRGLVAQLRPSATQGLGLREALSTLTANTHRQTGINFSMNISSVAEELEADLAEDVYHVIAEATHNAVKHSSADLISIALDDDDAGTGTHVVQLTVRDNGHADPDRAPLVEGNGLSFMRERVRRWQGQLTISQDSGDAGTVISAEIPLY from the coding sequence ATGCAAGAGGATCATGTGGCGTCAGAGCTTGAAGCAGTACGACGACGCGAGCGCCGCGCGGCTGCAGTCGCGCGAACGGCTGCAAGGGTCGCTTCGGAACGCTCACTCCCGGCCACGCTTCGCGCGCTAGCGCACGAGATCCTCCAGACCGATGACCTCGCGGGCGTTCAGGTCCTCACGAGTGAGAGTTCGGGAGACAAGCTTCGGATGCTGGGAGCCGCCGGGTTCCCAGCATCCCAAAACAGAACCTTCTTCGACCGGCTCATGGAATGCCAAGCGCGCGGCGCGCATCTGACCATGTTGGATGCCCTGAGCACGGGTGATCCCGTGGTCATTCCACACCGCTACCGCGTCGTCATGAATGATCCAGCGTGGGAACCTCTGCATCATTACCACCGGTATCCAGAGTGGGACGCCTTCGCCTCCATCCCCATTAGGGTCCGCAACACCACCATCGGCATCCTCAACGCCTACATTGCGCCCGGCAAGAAGGTTGATCGGGAGAGTCTGGACTTCCTGTTCGCCATGGCGGAACAGGCTGGCCTGGCCATCGACTACGCCTCGCTGTTGGCGCGCGAACGTGAAGCAGCCCAACGCGATGTCCGCCAACAGCTGGCACGTGACCTCCACGATTCCGCGGTGCAGCGCGTCTTTTCCATCGGCATGCTCGTTCAAACACTCAAAGTCCTCACTAGCACTGACGAGTCAAAGACGGGCAAGCGCATCCAAGACATCACGCTAGATCTCGAGGAGCTCGCCGAGTCCGTGTCCAAGGATCTTCGGGGACTCGTGGCTCAACTTCGACCTTCCGCCACTCAGGGCCTGGGCCTTCGCGAAGCGCTCTCCACCCTGACCGCTAATACTCATCGCCAAACCGGCATCAACTTCTCGATGAACATCAGTTCCGTTGCAGAGGAACTTGAAGCGGATCTCGCCGAGGACGTTTACCACGTCATCGCCGAAGCTACCCATAACGCCGTGAAGCATTCCTCGGCGGATCTGATCAGTATCGCTCTCGATGACGACGACGCGGGTACCGGTACTCACGTCGTACAGCTCACCGTCCGCGACAACGGCCATGCAGATCCCGACCGCGCGCCACTCGTTGAAGGAAACGGTCTGAGCTTCATGCGCGAGCGTGTCCGGCGGTGGCAAGGGCAGCTCACCATCAGCCAAGATTCTGGCGATGCGGGAACAGTCATCTCTGCGGAAATCCCGCTTTACTAG
- the ligM gene encoding vanillate/3-O-methylgallate O-demethylase, which translates to MSNKSLQDILDNSGNIVDHLRNVQVGAYVYPVVASEFTNWRNEVQAWRETAVLFDQSHHMDNLYIKGPDALKLISDTAINSVENFPVNKAKQYVPVTPYGHVIGDGILFREAEDTFVYVGRSPVANWLLFQAEKGGYNVELTIDRRSPSRPMGKAVSRQEWRLQIQGPNAWSVIEKLHGGPLEKLKFFNMSTMNVGGKTVRTLRHGMAGAPGLELWGPYEDYDFIRETILEAGAEFGLEPAGARAYSCNTLESGWIPSPLPAIYSGDELEDYRRWLGADSYEANSAIAGSYVPDSIEGYYTTPWELGYGSFIKHDHDFIGADALKAMDPAAQRKKVTLAWNGDDVATIHASMYQKDNLPYKFFDLPNANYGASNFDSVVDESGKVVGLSMFTGYSWNEKRPLSLAIVDPDVEVGSQLQVVWGEPDGGTNKSSVEKHRQYNVGVDVSPVPYSEVVRQSYSDGGWRKNA; encoded by the coding sequence ATGTCCAACAAGTCCCTGCAGGACATTCTCGATAACAGCGGGAACATCGTTGACCACCTGCGTAACGTCCAGGTGGGCGCCTATGTTTACCCCGTAGTGGCATCAGAGTTCACCAACTGGCGCAACGAGGTTCAGGCGTGGCGAGAGACCGCCGTTCTCTTCGACCAGAGCCACCACATGGACAACTTGTACATCAAGGGCCCGGACGCGCTGAAGCTCATCTCTGACACGGCTATCAATTCGGTGGAAAACTTCCCTGTCAACAAGGCCAAGCAGTACGTTCCGGTTACGCCGTACGGCCACGTGATCGGCGATGGCATCCTCTTCCGCGAGGCTGAAGACACGTTCGTGTACGTGGGCCGCAGCCCAGTTGCTAACTGGTTGTTGTTCCAGGCCGAAAAGGGCGGATACAACGTCGAGCTCACGATCGACCGCCGCTCCCCGTCTCGCCCCATGGGCAAGGCCGTTTCCCGTCAGGAATGGCGCCTCCAGATCCAAGGCCCGAACGCGTGGAGTGTCATCGAGAAGCTGCACGGCGGCCCATTGGAGAAGCTGAAGTTCTTCAACATGAGCACCATGAACGTTGGCGGAAAGACCGTGCGCACACTTCGCCACGGCATGGCCGGCGCCCCGGGCCTCGAGCTCTGGGGACCGTACGAGGACTACGACTTCATTCGCGAAACCATCCTCGAGGCAGGTGCTGAGTTCGGCCTCGAGCCAGCTGGCGCCCGTGCTTACTCGTGCAACACCTTGGAATCCGGCTGGATCCCTTCACCATTGCCAGCTATCTACTCCGGTGACGAGTTGGAGGATTACCGTCGTTGGCTCGGCGCAGATAGCTACGAAGCAAACTCCGCCATCGCCGGCTCCTACGTTCCCGACTCCATCGAGGGGTACTACACGACCCCGTGGGAACTCGGCTACGGCTCCTTCATCAAGCATGACCATGACTTTATCGGCGCCGACGCCCTCAAGGCCATGGACCCAGCTGCCCAGCGAAAGAAGGTCACGCTCGCATGGAACGGTGATGATGTCGCCACCATTCACGCGTCGATGTACCAGAAGGACAACCTTCCGTATAAGTTCTTCGACCTTCCCAACGCCAACTACGGCGCATCCAACTTCGACTCCGTGGTGGATGAGTCCGGCAAGGTTGTGGGCCTTTCGATGTTCACCGGATACAGCTGGAACGAAAAGCGTCCGCTGTCCTTGGCCATCGTGGACCCAGACGTCGAGGTCGGTTCCCAGCTACAGGTGGTCTGGGGCGAGCCAGACGGCGGCACCAACAAGTCCTCCGTCGAGAAGCACCGCCAGTACAACGTGGGCGTGGACGTCAGTCCCGTTCCGTACTCCGAGGTTGTGCGCCAGAGCTACAGCGACGGCGGTTGGCGCAAGAACGCCTAA
- a CDS encoding amino acid ABC transporter ATP-binding protein codes for MSSPAVETETKLEVEAHGVRKSYGDLEVLKGVDFQVRSGEVSCIIGPSGSGKSTFLRCLNALESYDDGVLLVEGLHVGYEYKNGKYYEWNTKQFANFRSEIGMVFQRFNLFGHLSAEENVAVALTEVRGMSKSAAMDRARQELAKVGLEKHAHKRPHQLSGGQQQRVAIARALAMDPKIMLFDEPTSALDPELVDEVLEAMKRLALAGMTMVVVTHEMGFAREVADTVHFFDDGVVVESGDPREVLSNPQKDRTKAFLAKVL; via the coding sequence ATGAGCAGCCCAGCAGTAGAAACCGAAACGAAGCTCGAAGTTGAAGCCCACGGCGTCCGGAAATCCTACGGCGATCTCGAGGTTCTCAAGGGCGTAGATTTCCAGGTGCGCTCAGGGGAAGTCAGCTGCATCATCGGCCCGTCCGGCTCCGGTAAGTCGACCTTCTTGCGGTGCTTGAATGCGCTGGAATCCTACGACGACGGCGTGCTCCTCGTAGAGGGGCTGCACGTGGGCTACGAGTACAAGAACGGCAAATACTACGAGTGGAACACCAAGCAATTCGCCAACTTCCGTTCTGAGATTGGCATGGTGTTCCAGCGCTTCAATCTCTTTGGCCACTTGAGCGCCGAAGAAAACGTGGCCGTGGCACTGACCGAGGTCCGCGGCATGTCCAAATCTGCGGCCATGGACCGAGCCCGCCAAGAACTGGCCAAGGTGGGTCTGGAGAAGCACGCCCACAAGCGTCCTCATCAGCTCTCCGGCGGTCAGCAGCAGCGCGTGGCGATTGCCCGAGCGCTCGCGATGGACCCCAAGATCATGCTCTTCGACGAGCCAACCTCCGCACTGGACCCAGAACTCGTGGACGAAGTCCTCGAGGCCATGAAGCGTTTGGCGCTCGCAGGCATGACAATGGTGGTAGTGACGCACGAGATGGGATTCGCTCGCGAAGTCGCGGACACCGTGCATTTCTTTGACGACGGCGTAGTGGTGGAGTCAGGCGACCCTCGTGAAGTTTTGAGTAATCCCCAGAAGGATCGCACCAAGGCGTTCCTCGCGAAGGTGCTCTAG
- a CDS encoding amino acid ABC transporter permease produces MPIVKLKHQSRWILGALAVLFVGWLVFTFATNQNIRWSEVAHYLFFPKIIDGIWVTILISILATVVGLVLGVILAVMKLSHNPVLNWFATLYIWFFRGTPVLVQLIFWYNLAFLFPKLIIQIPFTNIGYMWDTNEVMTGFNAALLGLGLNLAAYFAETVRAGIQAVDKGQTEAAYALGMTPGKRMTKIVLPQALRIIIPPTGNEFISMLKTTSLVYVVAGNDLMTNASQIYKQNNLIMELLIVASLWYMVMTAIATFLQSKLETRFGAEAVRLVRKPGVLTRAVDAQKANAAVKFDNSTDNADSALSGKDHS; encoded by the coding sequence GTGCCCATCGTCAAACTCAAGCATCAGAGTAGATGGATTCTCGGGGCGCTGGCCGTACTGTTTGTCGGTTGGTTGGTGTTCACTTTTGCCACCAACCAGAACATCCGGTGGAGCGAAGTAGCCCACTACCTCTTCTTCCCGAAGATCATTGACGGCATCTGGGTCACCATCCTCATCTCGATCCTCGCCACCGTGGTGGGGCTCGTGCTGGGCGTGATCCTGGCCGTCATGAAGCTCTCCCATAACCCGGTGTTGAACTGGTTTGCCACGCTCTACATCTGGTTCTTCCGCGGCACGCCAGTGCTGGTGCAGTTGATCTTCTGGTACAACTTGGCGTTCTTGTTTCCCAAGCTCATCATCCAGATTCCCTTCACCAACATTGGCTACATGTGGGACACCAATGAAGTGATGACCGGTTTCAACGCGGCGCTTCTGGGCCTCGGTTTGAACCTCGCGGCGTACTTCGCCGAGACCGTTCGTGCGGGCATTCAGGCCGTGGACAAGGGGCAGACGGAAGCGGCGTACGCGCTGGGTATGACGCCCGGCAAGCGCATGACGAAGATCGTGTTGCCCCAAGCACTGCGCATCATCATCCCGCCCACCGGCAACGAGTTCATCTCCATGCTGAAAACCACCTCCTTGGTCTACGTGGTGGCGGGTAATGACCTGATGACCAACGCGTCCCAGATTTACAAGCAGAACAACCTCATCATGGAGCTGCTCATTGTGGCGTCCCTCTGGTACATGGTGATGACCGCTATCGCTACGTTCTTGCAGTCCAAGTTGGAGACTCGGTTTGGCGCGGAGGCCGTGCGCTTGGTGCGAAAACCTGGCGTACTGACCCGCGCGGTGGATGCCCAAAAGGCGAACGCCGCCGTCAAGTTTGATAACTCCACCGATAACGCGGACAGCGCGCTCTCCGGGAAGGATCACTCATGA
- a CDS encoding ABC transporter substrate-binding protein has product MKSQRFLSMRRGAAASVALAAILATTACGGQSLSSNSSSAGGSAAPFTAEAAPTEDLAASVVDGIKPDAALTSGLPDAVKTNGIKMTTSEGYPPMEMFAKDGKTLIGVDPALGRAIANKLGVKITINNEDFNAQIPGITTGRYDIIMSSMTDNEERRKTVTFVDYVKAGNGWVVKKGNPSGLGAADTVCGKTVAVVDNGSSLDLAEGFSKDCEAAGKKAVNILKFPGDQEAILQVRNGRADAGINDYPVAAYRAQTSEGALEAVAIAGDEASWGIAMKQDNKALQDSVQKALQSLVDDGTYAKILEAWNVKEMAVDKVTINDGK; this is encoded by the coding sequence ATGAAATCTCAGCGTTTCCTCTCGATGCGCCGCGGAGCAGCAGCATCCGTAGCACTCGCCGCCATCCTGGCCACCACCGCGTGTGGTGGGCAGTCGCTGTCCAGCAACAGCAGCTCGGCAGGCGGCAGCGCTGCACCGTTTACCGCGGAAGCAGCACCCACTGAAGACCTTGCAGCATCTGTCGTTGATGGCATCAAGCCGGACGCCGCCTTGACCAGTGGCCTGCCTGACGCGGTCAAGACCAACGGCATCAAGATGACCACGTCCGAGGGCTACCCTCCCATGGAAATGTTCGCCAAGGACGGCAAGACGCTCATCGGCGTTGACCCAGCCCTCGGCCGTGCCATTGCCAACAAGCTTGGCGTGAAGATCACCATCAACAACGAAGACTTCAACGCCCAGATCCCGGGTATCACCACGGGTCGTTATGACATCATCATGTCCTCCATGACGGACAACGAAGAGCGCCGCAAGACGGTGACGTTCGTTGATTACGTCAAGGCTGGCAACGGCTGGGTGGTCAAAAAGGGCAATCCTTCTGGCCTCGGCGCAGCGGACACGGTGTGCGGAAAGACGGTCGCCGTCGTCGACAACGGTTCCTCGCTTGATCTTGCTGAAGGCTTCAGCAAGGACTGCGAAGCTGCTGGCAAGAAGGCCGTGAACATCCTCAAGTTCCCGGGTGACCAGGAAGCCATCTTGCAGGTCCGCAACGGTCGCGCAGATGCTGGCATCAACGATTACCCTGTTGCGGCTTACCGTGCTCAGACCTCTGAAGGCGCTCTCGAAGCCGTAGCCATCGCTGGCGACGAAGCCTCGTGGGGTATCGCCATGAAGCAGGACAACAAGGCTCTGCAGGACAGCGTGCAGAAGGCGCTTCAGTCCCTCGTCGACGACGGCACCTACGCCAAGATCCTCGAAGCCTGGAATGTCAAGGAAATGGCAGTCGACAAGGTCACCATCAACGACGGAAAGTAG